A DNA window from Helianthus annuus cultivar XRQ/B chromosome 15, HanXRQr2.0-SUNRISE, whole genome shotgun sequence contains the following coding sequences:
- the LOC110887323 gene encoding uncharacterized protein LOC110887323, translated as MAARDRYRVNQWYDAPVPKGRRHDNKHSNKSVDQGTKYFASNLPTGCSSADLVGVLKGYGEIMGSYIARKYDRLGKRFGFVMFRKVRDPLELESRLKDVWIGSYKLFIVLARFVDGERITRKDEKHWQPVFKEVPKVQDGLGQEDRDEGRVDKEATFVAQGGGNRSFKDMLLNKEVIQELPEVTVDDKVMALEDLFEKGLVARVKEFGTLTELKRNLKEMTDVDIEINYIGGFNVLLVFCGAIEKTLFLDDKEMWMRYFDRVEAWNSQIVEFKRIAWLKLYGIPLHLSCKEVLDGIAASVGLVIQSNEFLEGGKDLSYGCVGVLVNSAERVNKMFLLKLRECKFEVLVEEDVRGVESGLFNRFGRR; from the coding sequence ATGGCGGCACGGGATCGGTACAGGGTTAATCAGTGGTATGATGCTCCGGTTCCAAAGGGTAGAAGACACGACAACAAACATTCTAATAAGTCCGTGGATCAAGGTACGAAATACTTTGCTTCAAATTTACCAACGGGTTGTTCGTCGGCAGACCTTGTTGGAGTTCTCAAGGGGTATGGAGAAATCATGGGTTCGTACATTGCTCGGAAATATGATCGTTTGGGTAAGAGGTTTGGGTTTGTTATGTTTCGAAAGGTGAGAGATCCGTTGGAATTGGAAAGTCGTCTAAAGGATGTATGGATAGGGAGCTACAAGTTGTTTATTGTTTTAGCAAGATTTGTAGATGGGGAGAGGATAACGAGGAAGGATGAAAAACATTGGCAACCGGTTTTTAAGGAAGTTCCGAAGGTGCAAGATGGCCTAGGCCAAGAAGATAGGGATGAAGGTAGGGTTGACAAGGAGGCCACGTTTGTGGCTCAAGGGGGTGGGAATAGGTCTTTTAAAGATATGTTATTGAATAAGGAAGTTATTCAGGAGCTGCCAGAGGTGACTGTTGATGATAAGGTAATGGCTCTAGAAGATCTTTTTGAGAAAGGATTGGTGGCTAGAGTAAAGGAGTTTGGCACGTTAACGGAgttgaagcggaatttgaaggagATGACGGATGTAGACATTGAAATCAACTATATTGGAGGGTTTAATGTGTTGTTGGTGTTCTGTGGTGCGATAGAAAAAACATTGTTTTTAGACGATAAGGAGATGTGGATGAGGTATTTCGATCGTGTTGAAGCGTGGAACAGCCAAATTGTTGAATTCAAACGTATTGCATGGCTCAAACTCTACGGTATCCCTTTGCATTTATCTTGTAAAGAAGTTTTGGATGGTATTGCTGCTTCGGTTGGCTTGGTTATACAATCGAATGAGTTTCTTGAAGGAGGGAAGGATTTGTCGTATGGGTGTGTTGGAGTGTTGGTTAATTCAGCTGAGCGAgttaataaaatgtttttgttgAAATTGAGGGAATGTAAGTTTGAAGTGTTGGTAGAGGAGGACGTGCGGGGAGTGGAGTCCGGATTGTTTAATCGATTTGGAAGAAGATGA